The genomic region AAATAATACCTTCTTACATGAGTATTAAATATAGGAAAACTTTTAAGTATATCGGAATACCGGTGTTTttaacggttaaaataactgaaATACTGGTGTTTCAGGTACACTTAAAACTCTTACTTAAATATATGTAGGTTTTGTTTTACACTCATGTGAGAAGCATATTAGGCATGTCTAGAAGTCTATGTAAATTTAGGCATATGAGAAGCATATTAGGCATGTCTAGAAGTCTATGTAAATTTAGGCATAaatatttttatgtgaaattaatagttaaaaattaataattttttaattaataattttttaattattgtNNNNNNNNNNNNNNNNNNNNNNNNNNNNNNNNNNNNNNNATCTTAGAAGTTCACgtgttatttttacttttttattttttattattttaacttaACATTCAATTGTTGCAAGAGATATAATTTGACATTTTATGCTAATGAGTTATAACTTAAATGGCATAGTATTTTCATACTCAATTAAAAGGGTGTAGATTCGAATCTCAAAGAGATATAATTTtacatttttcattcttttttatttctccAAAAAGGTTATTACAAAGTACAAACAAAATAAGATGACaacattttcattttctttctcctttttctctATGATTAAAGTGTATGCAGTGATAGATTTTTAGGTAACTAAATTATCCCAATACTATTGTTAGGTAACCAGAACAGTGGAGTGATTGAGAATTTGAGATTTCCATCTAGAGGTACCCTATAAATCTATAGGAAAATTATCAGGTGTATCGAGGAACACCGATatttcagttgttttaaccgttaattttaattaatatatattatatatattttttataattcaaatcaacggttaaaacaattggAACACCGATGTTCCCGGTATATTTGATAACCTTCCAAATCTATAATTATNNNNNNNNNNNNNNNNNNNNNNNNNNNNNNNNNNNNNNNNNNNNNNNNNNNNNNNNNNNNNNNNNNNNNNNNNNNNNNNNNNNNNNNNNNNNNNNNNNNNNNNNNNNNNNNNNNNNNNNNNNaaatacaatttttttaattttcttagacgtaatccaataattgtgttatttcaaaataaaaaaaagtgagcATAtagcaaataacaaaagaaaagtgaAATACTAATCTCCTTTTTCAATAAAGACAAAAAgttagaaaataaaaaagttcAACCTTTGTTTTGTTATATTATCGAGTGATTATTAGTTTACTACTGTGGAAAAATCACCACAACATTTTTTGAACAATATTTACCCTATCATGTGGGAGCCATTTGCTTGGGCTATGGGTTGCATGTGACAAGGTCCTGTGGGAAACTAATCAAATTACTAATAATTAAGTGTTATATTATAATTCTGACAAAGAAAAAAGTGCCACGTCTTCATGAGAAAATTTTTAGATTGTCAAATCTATAATTTAGCATTCTGAATAATcggttatattattattattaacgaAAATCCAAACTatgttaattaaaattaaattattacatTTAGCAGGAAACTatgttaattaaaattttataattaacttTAGTGACAAAAAAATACCATTGCTATTTTCTTAGAGTATATATATGCATTTAAAACAAAATTGGtgtttattagttattacttttaTTGGAGAAAAAATATCTGATGGtaacttttaaatttaatttttaaataataattatgcaCATTTATTACTATTAAATTTAGAATCGAAAATATTCGACCTTGATAGATGGCAGGAAAAATTAAACTGATGCCAAAATTAtcgttagattttttttttgttggaaataattttttatatttgtctgtcttaaatatatttattgtcagattttttaatgataattaacattaaattttttaatttcaataataattattttatcgaCAAGATTTTTCTTATCAGATTTGATGTGTGTAGAGAAAATTGAAAAGTTAAGTGAAATCGAAAAAGTAAATATCGTCAAATTTAGTAcaaattttgtaaaattgattgattcatttaaaattgtaatatcgaaagattttaagagttaaatgGAGATTCTAGTTATTATACATGTGACGATAATTTTTGCAGTAATAAATTTATCATCGAATTTTATAATGATTCGACAATAATTTTGATGGTAATCAATGAATTTattatagcgaaaaaaaaagtTTTGGCTTGCTTTAAATCCAGATTATAATCATGGAGTATAGATGTAGGTTAGGTTAAAGTATAGAAATTAGAAATTGGAAAATGTTGTCTCTTCCATTATAATTAGGTTAGTTTTTTTTACGCATAGAAATCAGAATGGCATGGGTTGTGTTTAGGGATTATTGTGCAGCATCCATATAGTGTGTGCTTTGGGAGAATAATCAAGTTCATGTGCTGCATTTGCACTTCATAACTTAGAATACGAACaaatattaaatagaataaagtatcgtttttgtttttaatatttggAGTAAGTTCTATTTATATTCTTAATGTTTAAATCGTTTTATTTgtgtttttaatatttataaaagtgatttaatgttatcctgccgttaaTTATATTAACAGAttagattatattttttaattattctcacttggatatattcatttttaattaggtctcacTTAGATGTATTCGATTTCAATATTGTACCTATTATTTGTGCTTAGGTTCAATTACACAGCGTTTGGTTAATGTCCACACGGTCATACATGTCTACTTTTTGGTTTGGTGAGACATAAATTTTCAAAAGACACAGAGGATACGGAGACACTAAATTTGTGTACCTCCAATTTGGTGAGACACTCAGACACAACTTGTGAGCcactaattttttattcttttactcattcaatttttaaattttcaaaatttgtcctactatctttccaaatcttttttaaatgaaGGATAATAATTTAGTCTTTTCAAAATATTTATGTgtcttgttcttttttttttaccaaacacaatacatagacataaatattttgtatttatgtCTTTAATGtttatgtatttatgtttatgtctcATCTAATACATCAACCAAACAGAGTCTTATGTCTTTAGAAaattgaattatgtaaatgttacaGTAATTAGTTTTAACTTTTGAAGAGCTATTTTTTGAAGTGGATCATCAGTTCTATCCCAGTTTTCCGGATatttgttgtattttaacttcaagaagagatttttaaaactctaaCTAAAGCTCATGATATGTAATTGACGTCAGGATAATattaaatcacttttacaaacattacgaatacaaataaaataatttaaatattaaaaacacaaataaaatttaCCTCAAACGTGGAAGGTAAAAACGATACTGTAttctattaaataataatacaATTGATTGAGACTCGTGATTGCCGTCTATGTCAGGTCACAAATTAAGGCAATACCCCACTCTCTATTTACACACGTTCATGTTTACATACACTTTCACATCCTCTTTTATGTTGTTTTTGACTTGAGAATTGAGATAGAGATATATCTAAAGATAGTATGATATATAAACAGTTCTACTATTCTTCATTTCTATTAAATTACAATAATATATAATGAAAATTAAATAtgtaatttaatttcaaaaatcttttatttatatttttttgaataaatacaTTATCATAATTTTGAAGTATATAAAATGTATAGTCAATAATTTTGGACTGATATTAAGTTTTTTTAAAGATGATTCATAACACATAAATTTATAATCTAACGAATAGCCTTTTGAAAAATTACACGAATAAAAAGCTATTCaacaatttaatatttatttaaattgatACAAATATCATTTATTTAGCCCTATATATCAGGGTAACAGCACTTTGAATAATTACCATTTTAAAATGTTTATTTCACAGAAAATAAACTTTGCTTAAAACCAGTTTTGTATTAAAGCTTTTTAGACTGAAAGGTCATTGTATTAAACAATAAAGTAACATAATAGTTTTACTGTTTTTTTAGACTccattatttatcttttattaaatCTCATTCCATTTCACTTGATTATCTTCCATCAATTCAAGCATAATTGTTCCCTGCTGAAATATCATACTTATATTTTAACTATTGTATTAAAggatgtaaatattttttttaactgaaaaaaGCATTTGAATTCATAAAAATAGTTAAACGACACTCACATGCCACATAAANNNNNNNNNNNNNNNNNNNNNNNNNNNNNNNNNNNNNNNNNNNNNNNNNNNNNNNNNNNNNNNNNNNNNNNNNNNNNNNNNNNNNNNNNNNNNNNNNNNNNNNNNNNNNNNNNNNNNNNNNNNNNNNNNNNNNNNNNNNNatttaattataaaaaatttcaacaaaaataaagataaatttaaaattttttatttttaaaactacACAAATATAATGCATTTTCTTTTAGAATAGAACTTATTATTTTCtcgaataaattaccatttgtactcatgaaagaataaaacgacaattgtaaCCACAGAAGATGGCTTATGTGTGCCAAAAGTACTCTAACAGACTAATTGCGTAACCAACGTCTAAATACTTTTGACATACAAAAATCATCTTCCGTAATTATAATTGTCTGAATCTTTCAtggtataaataataatttattcttattttctcgATATCATAAATACTCATAAAATTTAagagttaaaattaaaattcaaccgGGCAAAGTTTATCTTTGATCCAAAAAGTATCACAACAAAATTTTCATCCGCATTTTTAGGCAGGGGGCCACACTACATATATGTGGTCGGTGACATTATTATCATCAATGAATTCTCGAACTTTTAAATTACACATATGGCAGTATTAGTGTACATCATTGCCTTGTACTAAAGGGTCTCATATTTGACATTCACTACTATTTTGGTGCAATGCATTTTGTTTTGCTGAGTTTTGAAGCATGGAGTTTTTATCCACTATATTCACATTTGTTTTTTTGTTCTTTAAAGCATAGTTTATTTGCTAGAATAATATGTATATTAATTATCAATTAGCTAGATAATTGGTGTTTAGTGGCATAATAATCTTAGTCAATGTTTTTAATGCtataatgttaattttttttatttgtttattttatatctattatatataACTTATATTTGACTACTATTTCTAATCTAATGTATACAATGGGAATATGGAGAAATTTAGTAGACAAGTTTTTGTTCTTAAAATTTCTTTTGTTATATACgtatattcatattttttttggcatgcaacttttaaaatttgaactCGAGATCCTTTAGCTATAATATAAGATGTTTACCATCTTAACTAATTACatacatatttattatttatggtgcatatttaataaattaaagagttTAAATTAATAGACACATTATtgtttattaatataataaaatttttttggtgaACTAAGGGGTCAAGGACCCAAAGATAGGAAACAAAACAAGCAGCAAAGCAGAAACAAAAAACTCAAAAAACTCAAGACTCCCTTAACCTGAGGGTCTCGAAACAGTCACAAAGTAGCGCATAGCTAATAATAGGGGGGCTTGATCAAACAGGTGCAGCCCCATAGGGAGTTCATATCCCTTCTTAGCAAGGAGATCCGTCACAGAATTTGCTTCATGGAGGGAATGTAGCCAAGCGACTTTATGGATTCTAGCTGCCAAGACACGGATATCCTGGACTAGTGGAGCACAGGGGTGAGTGGGGTAGCATCCGCGATTGATGAAGTTAATGGCCTCAGCGGAGTCGGATTCAACAACAAGATACTGGTAGCCATTAGTAGTAGCAATATTCAGCCCATGGATAACTGCCCATAATTCCGCATGCATAATAGAGCAGTTCCCCAGGTTACAGGAGAATCCTTTTAAGAATCTCCCATCCGAGTCTCTGAAGACACCGCCACAAGCTGCATTATTTGTATGACCAAACCAGGAACCGTCAACGTTAACTTTGACACACCCCTCCTCAGGGCGAGACCAGCGTATAAGAGATTCACCGACAGCTTGGGTATTATGTGGTTTTAATTTGCTTCTAGAAATTATGAAGAACTCCTCCGATCGAGCTCTAATCTGGTTAATGGCCGTGGTGACATGAACCGCTTCTCCATTAAAAACAAGCTTATTTCGGAAGTACCATATAGACAACATCGCAACACCAAACAGCCAATTCCAGTTATTATTGGCCGTTAGGCTTTGAAGTAACCACTCATTGAGCTCGGTATTGAAAAAGGAGCTCCTTCCGTTAGGGGGGATAAGGATTTTCCAGATGCTCATAGCATAGGGGCAGTCTCGAAGCACATGAATGGCTGATTTTTCATGGCACCAGCACCTTGGGCAAGAATCATCATTAGTCAAGTGTCTTCACCTTCTCTCTGAGTTCGTAAGAATAGCATTGTGGGTTACCAGCCAAAGAAAGGTTCTAACACGCTCCGGGCCCTGCCAATTCCACACCAGCCAAAGAAAAGTTGAGTTGAACTTATTAGTTAGTCAATTGCTGCTGATAGCATTAATTAGTTAGAGTTGTCAGTTGATAAAGTTAATTAGATAGATTAAGTTATTAATTAGTTAGTAAATTAATTTAATGTGGTTTCGTTTGTTAGAACTACAGCTCTTGTGTAATTATATAATGATAAGCATGTAATGtaaaaatgatgatgaatgaatAACAACTTTCATCTTCaccaaattttctttttctcatcTTCTCTAATTATCTGATTGACAATTCGAATTTATCAACAGCTTCTTCATTTTGCTCCTTTCTCTTTGTTCATCTCTTTCTTACTTCCTTCTCCAAGTTCTTTACTCTTTATTCTCGGACTCACCTGACAGAGATTGATGAGAGCCTAAATCTCTCCAACCGTGCAATTCACATGGTGCGGTAAGCATAGAGGAGAGATCGCAGCTCCGATCAACGAGACCAAAGATAAAAGATCTGAATCtgaaatcaaaccaaatttaTCGATTACCTTCCTCTTTTGCTTGCTTTTCATTTTGAAGCTGTTATACCTAATTCTTTAATCATTTCTTGAATCTACACCAATTTTTCAATTGACGATGCCCACTAATCAATCAAATCCCGCTGCTCCTATGGATGCACAATCAATTGCAAATTTTTTGAGTCAAATTTCTGCAATTGTAAATTCGATGCAAGATCCAGCAAGCCCCTGTTTCTCAATGACAAATCACCTTTTGAACTTTTTTTCAATCACATCTCTGATATGTCTAATTTGAAAGTTTTTTGGTGTCTTGCCCGATGATCAACTCTTATACAAATAGAAGAATTAAACTGGACCCAAGAGTACAGAGATGTGCTTTCCTTGGATTTGAAGAAGGAACAAAAGAATTCACACTCATTGACCTAAAAACCAGAAGAATTTTTACATCTAGAGATATTATTTTCTATGAAAGTCATTTTTCATATTCTACACACGATTATGATCTGCACAATCGCACTGAAATTTCACAGCAAATACATACCAACCAACCTTGTAATTTTGATCCATTCACCTATGATTCTCACTACACTGACTCGTTTACTCCCAGTCTGCACCAATTACACATGCCTCAAACTCATGTTCCACTTGCACATCACCAAAACcatcaaaattttttaacacCACTAACTTCGAATTCTAAATTTGTTGATTACACGATTAATGAACCTGCACATTTAGTACACATTATTGAAGAACCACAAAATCATAGTTTAATTCATCACATCAAAATTCCCAACCACTTGAACTCAGAAATTCCACACGAATTAAAAAGTTGCCAACCTATCTCAAGGACTATCATGGTAAAGTGAACAATTCGGTTTCTAGTTCCACTAATCCTCTTTGTAGGTATCCTATTTCGCAGCAAATTTCTTATAATGCACTCAGTCCAAAACACAAAGCTTTTTCTTTAGCTGTTGCTACAAATATTGTACCTAGTAACTATGAGGAAGCTGTTGCTCATCCTTGCTGGAGAGAAGTTATACAAAGCGAACTTGAGGCTCTGAAGAAGAATCAAACTTGGCAAATCACAATATTTTCTCATGGCAAGAGAGCCATAGGCTGCAAGTGGGTATTCAGGATTAAATTCCTTCCTGATGGAACTATCAAAAAATACAAAGCCAGGTTGGTGGACAAGGATTTTACACAAATCGAAAGTGTAGACTTCACAATCAGCCCAGTGGTTCGAATGTCAACTTTGAGAGTGGTTATAGCCTTGACGGCTGCAAAGCAATGGCATATCAAGCAGTTAGATGTGAATACTGCTTTTCTACATGAAGATCTACATGAAGAGGTCTATGCAACTTCCACCAAGGCTGCAACAATCTTAATTGGCAGCAACCTCAGTGTGTAAACTGCATAAATTACTCTATGGCCTATGGCAAGATAGTAGGCGATGGAATTTAAAATTGACTGAAACGTTGAGCTCAGTTGGTTCCTCTAAATCAGAATCGGTTCATTCTCTATACACCAAAATCACAGCGCGGGGGGAGGGGGGGTTACAATCATCATGGTTTATGTGGATGATTTGGTTTTGACAGACAATGATTTTGCTGAAATTGATTCAATGAAGAATCTacttaataaaaaattcaaaattaagatTTGGGGGGACTTGAAGTACTTTTTAGGCATGGAGATGGCTCACTCATCAAAAGGGATTCATCTTTGTCAATGCAAGTATGCCCTAGACATTCTCAAAGATTTTGGCTTCTTAGAGGGCAAACCGATTAGCACTCCAATGGATTACACTTGTGCATCAAAATTATCAAGGGAGAGCGGCATTGCATTGGAAGATCAAACTCAATGTAGACAACTAGTTGGTAGGCTCTTGTA from Arachis ipaensis cultivar K30076 chromosome B02, Araip1.1, whole genome shotgun sequence harbors:
- the LOC107626746 gene encoding uncharacterized protein LOC107626746, with amino-acid sequence MVRYPISQQISYNALSPKHKAFSLAVATNIVPSNYEEAVAHPCWREVIQSELEALKKNQTWQITIFSHGKRAIGCKWVFRIKFLPDGTIKKYKARLVDKDFTQIESVDFTISPVVRMSTLRVVIALTAAKQWHIKQLDVNTAFLHEDLHEEVYATSTKAATILIGSNLSV
- the LOC107626747 gene encoding uncharacterized protein LOC107626747, encoding MVYVDDLVLTDNDFAEIDSMKNLLNKKFKIKIWGDLKYFLGMEMAHSSKGIHLCQCKYALDILKDFGFLEGKPISTPMDYTCASKLSRESGIALEDQTQCRQLVGRLLYLTNTSQFIDCPIDVHLQATHRVLRYLKGCPSVGLFFLAENELKLS